From the Dama dama isolate Ldn47 chromosome 30, ASM3311817v1, whole genome shotgun sequence genome, the window TtcccattcaaaaaataaagatgagctgttttgcagaaagTAATTTACTGTGGGATAGATGGATGCTTTTCCTGGCAATTGAAGAAACATCTGGATGGAGTTCAATAAACTAATACACCACAATTGGCAGGTGCCCCTGAAAGGGAGAAATATAATAAATAGGACTTGGAAAGCAGAATTGTCACAACAGCTCAACCTGATTGTTTTGAAACTATTTGGtgcgtggggtgggggtgggaagtttggcttcctccccccaccccgtgaCGCCAGTCGGTTTGGGGTTGGTGAGGCAGTTTCCAGGGTGGCACCTGAAGCCTTAGTAATTATTAACATTTGCACAGAGTGCTCCTGGTTACAAAGAATGCACCTGTATATAGCTCATTTAATGTTAGTGATCAGAAcagctagctgtgtgaccttgggaatgtCACCCAATCTCTCTGGGCCTCGGAGTGTTCCTTTGTAAAATGCAAAGGCTACAGACACGAAGTCCTttgtcccccccacccctccaccagagttccctggtagctcagacggtaaagtgtctgcctacaatgcgggagacctgggttcaatccctgggttgggaagatctcctggagaaggaaatggcagcccactccagtattcttgcctggaaaattccatggacagaggagtctagtagggctccatggggtcgcaaagagttggacacgactgagcaacttcactttcgacTTTCCTCCGAGAGAGTAGCTTCCAATGGGCCCACTGACCCAAGGAGAGCTGCACCTTTACCTGCCCCTTCCCTCCACCACATAGAGCCTGCTGTGTAGGGCTTCCCGGGAACATATCTTCATATGACAAACAAAGGTCATCACTTTAGGCACGAGATATTGGTGAGGGAACAAGCGGTAACTCCACGCCAAAGCCATGTGATAGCATTTAGGTGTTGCTGGCCTGGGGGCCGGGTCTCCCCCTTAGTGAGCGCTCCCTCTCAGGCTTTTAATTCTTGCTCTGTGCTCATGCAGAATTAAGCAAGTCGTACGACATCCACAGACTGATTCTagcagggtgggtggggagggcggggggaAGAAATGGGGGCAACCACCATTTATTCCCATAATTTGCAGCCAGTGGGCAAAACCAGATTGCTGCACCCAAATATCAGCCCTTCGTCTgaggctttttcttttcctagctCTCCTTgagcagaagggaaaaaaaaattatttcttgctCCTGGATGAAAAAGCTCACTGTTTTCTCCACTCTCCTGCACCCTGAGTGTTAAACGTCTAGCCCACCGATGACCTCCCACAATTTCAGGAACTCTCCCTCAGGTGGGCAGGACCAGAGACTCAGTTTGCTTGGGGGGAACATTCTTGACTCCCTTGGGTGGGGACGTGCCTGTGAATGAAGCCGGGCAGCTGTGGGCAGCTGTGGCCCCTCCCTGCCGTTCAGGATGAACACGTTGTACtcctttgtgacctgatggaacTGAGCGAGCAGCGGACTCTAGGGAGACCCTACAGAGAGGACACTGATTGATCTCCCTCCCAGAGATGTTAGCCGAGTGGCAGGGCAGGGTTTCttgggcaggggggaggggggggggagggggctcaAACCACCACTTATagaggtttcctttgtgtgagggGATTGCTGACTTCATGCCGCCGTTGTTGGCCCCAAAACTCTCCAGCTCCAAACTACACAGCAACCAAGTGGTTTTCCCACAGCAGTGTAGACTGCCAAGCTGAATGGTTTTATCAGACAACACTTTCTTCCTTGTTGCTCTTCcttatttctcctgggaattcaGGTCAGTGCAGGGTGAAGGCTTCCTGTGCAGGGCAAGAGAGGGAGTTTGAAAGGGCAGTGCTCTTTGGATCATTTCCTTGATCTGAAAGGGTTTCAGAAAGTAGGTTTGCTTGCTAAGGTGGAACAGACAGCCTGCCCTACCTAGATGTCAAGGGTCACAGATGCCCCAGTTCTAGGAGTCACAAATTCGGGGAAAAGCAGGGtcccccccctccccaggctggaGCAAACACTGGGGACCTTTGAGCAGAGAGGCAGCCCTGTCAATGATCTGTGGATTCAAGGAGTGTCTCATCTCCCTGGAAGAGCGGCCCGCCCCTTCCGCTGCCTCCTGCTCCCCACACTGCTCTGTGCCCCAGCCCTTGCCAGCAGCCGGGATCCTGGAAGCCCAGACCCTCTCCGAGGAATGTGGAGTGGCCCCGACACTGTCAGTAACAATGAGACGTCCCTTTGATAACCTGAGTGGAGCCTGCCCCCGGAGTCTTACAGACCCTTTTATTTACCTGGGTCTCTTTCTTCCCACCCTGTCCTGCCCTAAGCAGCCTAGTCAAGCTCTGTGGGGTCACAGCCTcaggcccagccccaccccagccccaaacTTCCCTATGACTTGGAGACCCAGGTACTGGTAGGCTGACCCAGAGTCTTGAAGAGTGAAGGCTTGGGATGACTATTGAGGGTGGTTCTCAGCTCAAGCCAGGAGGCTCTAAGAAAGCCACCAGGTACCTTGGTCTCTGCTGGAGGCCTGTCCCACATGGCACCTGCACTCCCCCAGGGCCACACACCTGCACCCTGAGGCCAAAGgagctgcctcccctcccccacccagagtAGGTTTCCTGGGGTCAGGAACCCGACAAAGGGCTCTCAGAGGCTAAGCCATGGTGATGAAAAGACACCAGGCTCTTTTCCCATCAGCCACCTTGCACCCCTCTCTGATTGCTCCCGACAGCCTGCCCCTGCAGGAACCCAGATGGGCCCCCTCTTGGCTGAGGGAGCAACCCAGACATGAGGGGATATTTCCACTCCAAGGAGCTTGTCCAAGGACATTATTATTGCCTcctttcccctcacccccagcccagggcccagaACCAAGGAGGGGCCATGCTACTGCCATGAGTGCCCATTTCTTCATGAAGGACACCAGCCAGTGTCCTCTCTCCTGCcatcacaccacacaccccaagtGAGCATGGGTCTCTCTGAGATCTGGCGTGACCCCTGGGGCCAGATCAACCCAGGCCGCTCCCAAAGCATTTGGGCAGGCAGGCCAGGGCCCTTTCTCCAGGGCAGAGTAGAGACACAGCTGGAAAACCGGGACAATTAGCCAGCGGCCGGCGGCCATAAAAACGCAGGAAGCGGCCACCGCAGGGCGGAGGGGGCTGGCTGTCCCCAATAAAGCGATTGTCCCAAAGAATGCCCACATTCCGAAGACTCAGGCGCAAGCCTGGGCCTCGGCTTCCAGAGCTGGAGGCTTGGGAGGGGGCTGccggcggtggggggtggggggggttggAGGCGGAAAGAGGGATTGTGTCtcccaggaagaggaggaagatgttTGCTAGATCAAACGTCTGCAATGCTCCCGCCACTTAACCTCCCACCCTCCCACATCCCAGCCCCATCCAGGTCCACAGACTACCCCGCCACCCCatgacccgccccccccccccaactcagTGACTTGGATTCTGTAACAGGCTTTGTAAtttgtttcctattttatttctcAAGAGGTCCCATGACCCTCAGTTATctgggccaggcctggggagATCCACAAGGATGATCTGCTACAGCCTTCACCAGTTGATTGCCCAGTTTGTTACCACCCACTCCCCACCATTTTAACCTCTTTCCTTAGGAAACACAGAGGACAAGAGGGAACAGCAAGGAGGAGATCCGAAGCCCTGATCTGGGAGAGGCCTGGCCTCTCCGAACTCCGCGGCTGGCCGGCTGTCCTCTGTAAAGTGGAGAAGATGACAAGACCCGCTCTATTCCCGATCTGGGGAGATGTGAAGATCTAGGAGATAAAGGACACTGGAAGGAGCTACAGAGATCACACGAGGACGTGACAAACACCAGAGACCGCTCCGCGGCGAGAACCGACAGGGGTGGATCTGCAGAAGAGCCACTGCGCCCCGCTGGTTCCCGGAGTGCTCAAAGCCACCCAGCCCGCCTGCCCAGCCCGCTGCCCGGGCGCTGCGATCCTCAGATCCCAGTCTGGCAGCGCCGCCTGGGCTCGGAGCGGTGGTAGACAGCAGCCGCAGGCCCCACTCCCCGCGGTTGCTGAACCGAGATGGGCGCCTGCCCGAGCGAATCTGGTCGCCCTGAGCTCCTGTCCTCCGACCCGTCCTGGCGGGTCCCGAGCCAGGCAACGCAGTACAGGTCCCCACGGCTGCCACTTTCAGCCCGGGACACAGTGCTTCCCGGGCCCTTCAGAAGCAGTCATCAGTGATGGCTCGGGGGTCTCTTTCCATCCCCTAGAGATGGAAAATCTATTTTCTCCGGAGAAATGTATTACTTTGCAAATGAGAATGGTTTTAAGCCATTGGTATGTTGTATGACATATACATACCTGGGTAGATATTAGCAGAAACCCTAGAGTCCCTTTTCCTTGATTCTAAACCACGTATTtaagtatataaacatataagtgTAACTTGCTTAGTTTTCACAGGCAACCCACACACCAGGACCCAGCTCAAGaaacaccaggaaaaaaaaaaagaaacaccagaACTCTAACAAACCCTCCTGCTCCCCTCCGCTACCACCCTCCCACCAGCCTGACTACTACCACTCTCTTCTTGGTTTGCAGTTAAGATTTCTGAGTTTGTACTGTAAATGcttttgcaaaaaaaattaatagctttGAGTCCCAAATACGAGATGAACTCAGAGATGCGACCTGCAACTAGGGTCTTAATTTATCTCGTGTGGAGGGCCAGCTGTTTCCCtagggaagaaaataaatgatCAGCGGTGACAGTTGTTTGAGGGGCGCAGTCGGCCTGGCCAGGGGCGCAGAGAGGATAAGAACAGGCCTGTTTCTCCCGGCTCCACCCGTCACCTCCTGGGCTGGCCAGAAACTGTCATCAAAGCAATggcttccctttttctctttggGATGGAAGGAGCTTCTTCTAGacaccccctcccttccctgcaaATGCAAAAACACGACTCCTCAGTTCCTAAACCCCGATTCCCACCAAGAtagctctccccacccctccacccactTTTGCAAGTCTCTAGATTTCATTCTTTGAACCTGTGATTGGAGGTTAAAGTGCACCAAGGTTGGAAGAAGGAAGCTCTTAACAATAAAGGTTTGAATATTTAGCTGTGATGGGTCGCAGCCCTCTTGAGAGCTCCCCCCCTCCTCCctaatcttttaaaatgcaaatcgtGTTTCTAGGGGTTGTGCGCCGGGTGCGCGCTGCGCCTCGAAGTCTCCAGCCATTGGTGTCTGTGTCATTACTAATAGAGTCTTGTAAACACTCGTTAATCACGTAAGGCCGCCGGCCTGGGGCTCCGCACGCCAGCCGGTGGCGGGTCTTCCCCGCCTCTGCAGCCTGGTggaaaggaggtgggaggaaagaaggaagagagagcgggagggagggagggagggaggaggcaggcccGAGGCAGGGACCGCCTCAGAAGCAGAAGCGCCGCGAGGAGCCGGCGGAGCACCGCGGGCCGGGGCGCAGCCACCCGCAGTTCCAGCGCCCCCTCACCCCCTGCGCCAACGCGGCGCCCCCCGGCAGCCTCCAGCGTCCGTCCCCGGGCAGCATGGTGAGGTTCGCCGTCGGGCCCTCGCCACCATGTACGTGAGCTACCTCCTGGACAAGGACGTGAGCATGTATCCCAGCTCCGTGCGCCACTCCGGCAGCCTCAACCTGGCCCCGCAGAACTTCGTCAGCCCCCCGCAGTACCCGGACTACGGCGGCTACCATGTGgcggccgcggccgccgccgccgccaacCTGGACAGCGCGCAGTCCCCCGGGCCGTCCTGGCCGGCCGCCTACGGCGCCCCGCTCCGAGAGGACTGGAACGGCTACGCGCCGGGGGGCGCGGCGGCCACCGCCAACGCCGTAGCTCACGGCCTCAACGGGGGCTCCCCGGCCGCCGCCATGGGCTACAGCGGGCCCGCCGATTACCACCCGCACCACCACCCGCACCACCACCCGCACCACCCGGCCGCCGCGCCCTCCTGCGCCTCCGGCTTGCTGCAGACGCTCAACCCCGGCCCCCCCGGGCCGgtcgccaccgccgccgccgagCAGCTGTCGCCGGGCGGCCAGCGGCGGAACCTGTGCGAGTGGATGCGGAAGCCCGCGCAGCCGGCGCTGGGCAGCCAAGGTGAGCCGGCGGGCGCCGGGGGAAGGCGCGGTCTCCGCGCGTCCGGGGACTCCGCGCAAGGGGGACGGGGCGGGGCGACCGCGTCTGGGGGCTCTGGACCCTCCCCCCGGGGGTTGCTGCTCTGGCCCCTGCGTGGGGGCTGGCGGGGTCGGGACTGGAGGTCCTGGTCTCACGAACCGCGTTCAGTGTAAGGCAAAGGGGAGGCTCCCTTCTTCCCACCGCCCTTCCTTCGTAAGGTCGAGTCCTCAGACCCTCGGGAGACTCCCGGGAACGTGGCGCAGCGCGGCTGCAGCGCAGTGATCGCGTCCTCCCGGCTTGCTGCCGCCCGCCCTCGCTCGATGCGCGGCTCCCCTGCAGCTCCCCAGGGCCGGGCTCTAGGGGCACGCCGTCCTTCCCCGTCCCGGCCACTCGGGAAGAACAGGGGACGGGGGCGGCCAGGAGGGCGGCGCGGTCGCGCGAGGGACCAGGTTTAGCCACTGAGGCCAACGGTAGGGATCGGAGCTACCGAGCTGGGGAAACCGGGCGAAGCTGCCGAAGCTGAAAGAAGGTGTTGGTCCCGGGATCTAAGTGGGGAAGAGGTGCGacgcgggggtggggggaacaccCGGGTCTTCAGACCTTTGATCTGAGCAGGGGTCATTTCAATCAAAAGCCAGAGGGCTGGGACTGGACGCCCCAGGAGTCCCCTCGTGTctgcagagggagaaggggaggaagggGTGGTGCGCGCTCAGCCACTGCTCCAGACGGAGGTCGTTTCTCCGGAACCTTCCTTCCCAGGGTctggtgtgtgtgcgcgcgcgcgtgttagttgtgtgtgggtgtgtgtgcgcgcgcgcgcgtgttagttgtgtgtgtgtgtgtgtgcgcgcgcacactcGTTTAACGAGCTTGCCCCAGAGATGTCTCTGCAGAGATCCCGGGTTGGCGGGACTGAGCGGGCTCGTGGGTTCCGGGTCTGCCCCGTCTAGCGTCTGAGTGTGTCCAGTGGGGAAGGAGCTCCAGTAGGTGTGGTGGGAGAGTCCTGCTGGCTCCGCTTTCCCTCCGTGAAGTCTTTCTCAGCCCTCTGCACTTCCgctttttcctcttccctcctttcaGGCCCAACCCGGCCGGCATGCAGGTTATGGCCACTTTGCACGGGTTTTATAGCCGATTACAGCCGCATAAATCAGAACAGCCGTTGGGGGCTGTCTCCGGGGATCGGTTTTTTGCGTCACTGCGCACAAGCCGGGACCCACCACGGGGGGAACTGCGGCAGTCCGGGGAGGAGGCCTCGGGGCCGACCTGGAGGGTCGGCTGGGTCCCTTCCCCCGAGAGGAGGCGCGCTCTCCTGGACAGAGAGCGCGCCCACGGAAGGCCCTTGGCTATCCTGAGCCTGCCTGGGGTGCCGGCCCCTTGGGGCCGGGGCGGTCTAAGGTAGACCCTAGGTGCGTCCCCG encodes:
- the CDX2 gene encoding homeobox protein CDX-2 isoform X1 codes for the protein MYVSYLLDKDVSMYPSSVRHSGSLNLAPQNFVSPPQYPDYGGYHVAAAAAAAANLDSAQSPGPSWPAAYGAPLREDWNGYAPGGAAATANAVAHGLNGGSPAAAMGYSGPADYHPHHHPHHHPHHPAAAPSCASGLLQTLNPGPPGPVATAAAEQLSPGGQRRNLCEWMRKPAQPALGSQVKTRTKDKYRVVYTDHQRLELEKEFHYSRYITIRRKAELAATLGLSERQVKIWFQNRRAKERKINKKKLQQQQQQPPPPSGPQPPQPQPGPLRSVPEPLSPVSSLQGSVPGVLGPAGGVLNPTVTQ
- the CDX2 gene encoding homeobox protein CDX-2 isoform X2 gives rise to the protein MYVSYLLDKDVSMYPSSVRHSGSLNLAPQNFVSPPQYPDYGGYHVAAAAAAAANLDSAQSPGPSWPAAYGAPLREDWNGYAPGGAAATANAVAHGLNGGSPAAAMGYSGPADYHPHHHPHHHPHHPAAAPSCASGLLQTLNPGPPGPVATAAAEQLSPGGQRRNLCEWMRKPAQPALGSQVKTRTKDKYRVVYTDHQRLELEKEFHYSRYITIRRKAELAATLGLSERLKSGFRTAEQRKGRSTRRSCNSSSNSRPLLLGHSLPSHSQGP